tgcacagagttgccatagactttctgtcagctcgaagcagtctggccattctccattgacctctctcatcaacaaggcatttctgtccacagaactgccgctcattggatgttttttggattcggagtaaattctagagactgttgtgtgtgaaaatcccaggagatcagcaggtacagaaatattcaaaccaacacataaggcaccaacaatcatgccagggtccaaatcactgatcacatttccccccattctgatggttgatgtgaacattaactgaaactcctgacccatatctgtgtgaatttatgcattgcactgctgccacacaattgactgATTTGATAATTgcaagaataagtaggtgtacaggtgttcctaataaagtgctcagtgagtgtattattCGGCTCCATTATGTTCATGTGACCCCGATCAGACACCTTTTAGAGGGATATATGGAGGCTAAGCACAGCAAAACCACATATGCACGTCCTGAATGCAGATTGACTCGATTCGATGTAACTGGTGAGCGCATTAGGGCGAGCCTCGCTGTGCATTCAAAAGCGCaaaactgcaagataatattgtGGGTAAACATCTAGTTCATGACAAAAAGTAGTTTAATCCTTTTTTACTGCAATTATTTAAGCAGTGTCCGACAGAATATAAAAAAGTGTTTAATCTTTTAACAGCACCTCACAAATGCGGAAATATTACTTAACATGTGAACAGTCATCATCTTGAAATTTAATTTTGATGCTGTGCATTGCTGTAAGAACAGTGCATTAAAAAAGACCAAActtaaagtattaaaaactaaagaCTAAACATCTTACTATGCTGACTATTATTTACCGTTAAGCACAGCAAACTATCACACAGAAATGCTCTCTAAGAAGTTGTTTCTcagttaatttgagaattgcTAACTATAATTGAATTAATGTTAGTTGTCGATCCCACTAACCGACAAGTCAGTCGTTAGACATCTAGTCAATTagtcgaccaccctggcacatccctcATTACAAtatccaatcagtaaaaacacatgaagtgaccaCGTGCAAAGAAACAACTTTATTTTCATAGTCTGTCTCTGTGAAACTAGGGCCTGTGCTCTTTAGTCACATATTTGTTATGATGGTTCTTGCCAAATCATTCATATTAAAcgaagtatgtttttttttttttattgagccGAAATGTTGGGCAAGCAGAAAGATGGACTGCTCTATCTCTCTCTACATATTGATCGTTGTTCCTTCCCTTTTTTTGTTAACAGtaaaattgtatttgtgtttCTTTCAGAAAGCAGCTGTCTATTTATAGAGGTCTTTGTTAAATTATAAATTTGGTAAAACAAATGGTTTTAGAAGTGTGTATCAAACGAAAGCTGCTTTGTTTTCCAGAATATAAGAAAAGAGAATTCTCTGAAATTTAAATTTTCCTTAAAGCTGTTTTCATGTATTCTTTGTCCTCTTATTTACTGGTGTTTActtaggcaagcatcactataactattgctcatGTCTGAGGTTGAAAGTTTTTAAAACCTCTagtcctaagtattaaacttcagtgcgTAACTTATCTCCCACTGTGCTGCAAACATaaataatacctcaaatcatgttgcTAATTGATTAGAGGTATGCTATTACTTTAATTTCTAAGCAATCATATTTACgatttttgcctggtggacaataaaacagaaaaaaataaattatattgacttgtattgaaggAGCGTTCCAGGTCTTGTCCCCTTaatctctggtgcatttttggctGTCGCCTTCAATTTTTCACTCCCAAAattaaaagctcaccttacacacatactgtggactaattggaAAAAATTGAATAAGTCTTTTTTTGTAGAACCCATCCACCCAAAGATTCCATAAATTCCGTATActatatatgtttacaatcttatgataaacacaataatgaaaaaattattCTTTATCATCttacatcacaatatacagatcagAATAGttggtggcgctctaatgcagaAAAGTACTCAGAACATAGATATCCAGTCAATTTTGGATGGCAAGCATGTTCCCCCACTGTTTcgtcgaatatctcggcctctgagtggactataaGCTCTTTAGGTTCATTGGAAAGCTAAGATCCTCAGCTTTGCGACGATGTATAACATTTCATCATCAATAGTTGACAACATATTTTGCAGATGATTTATCACTTTTTCTGCTGGACTACTAATTTTATTCTGGACACCtgagatataacattagattatttaaccaagcaagctcacagacaagtatacattggctcattttaaagaaaacagtcTAAGGTAAGAGTTGATGTAGAGTTTGTGTCTATTTGGGACTTACAGAAGCAGTAATAAGGGCAGACAGGAGATGTTTGTCTTTTTTGTCTTCCAGAGATCACATTTCATgttgtgattcttttgataatcattcgAACTGTGTtgttagggcaacaaaatacGGTCacgttcctgagaatgagagctttcactTGATATATGACTTGCTGTGTGAAAAAactttatattaatatttgtacatcacctctaggtggcgctaatTTGCGATgctatgttttttatatttttattttgttattttatttaacataaacAGCAAAGGTGAGGATATTCTATGAAAAGTTcatattctaagctttcaaatggtaagTGACTTGTGCATCCGAGGGCTTTTACAATTTAAGCGAAACTTATTGCACACTTCTGGCTCCGCCCACAGGATTTTCATGGAGTTTAAGGGGTTATCTAGGGACCAGACTTTCATAGAttttggggtgggctcttttgacttggcccAGAGTAAGCAACTACCTAAAACACCCTAGTGTTGTGGCGGTGAGTTTTGCAaaggcaagcaccacttacattttcttcagagaaTTTTGGTTTATCTCCATATTCTCTCTCCTTATTTTCTCCATTTCTCATTCTTTTCCATAGACGCGTATGCAGAGTTTACAGCCGGACCCAAAGGCTCAGTACCGCAGCGTGTATGGCGCACTAAAGAGGATTGTGCGGACGGAGGGCCTCCTTCGGCCCTTGAGGGGCCTCAATATCACTATGCTGGGGGCTGGCCCCGCCCACGCACTCTATTTTGCCTGCTACGAGCGAATCAAACGCAACCTTAGCGATGTCATACAGAACGGAGGCAACAGTCACATCGCAAATGGTAGGAGTGAATCTGTTGTTACCTGATGAGTGTCCATTGCTAGATTTCTATTCAGTTTCTTTTGTGTTGTTCCTACATTGAAGCAGATTTTCATATTGTCACACTATAATGGGAAAGTTGTCACAATGAACTTGCCACTAAACCGGTGGCAttggtttcatgtgaacattgagGAGTGTTCCAGCAAAATTGAATAAGTAAAACAATAATAAGGCACAAAGCGATTCATGACACAACAAACATGAAAAAGGTAacgtacaaaaatatatttactatTAATACATATTACTATTACTTACTATTTAAATACTATGAACGCATTTAAACTGTTTGGTAAAAATCTGCCTTTATAATGTAATTGACCCTTGCTTTTGATGTATACCAGTGCGGTTTGATAATGTTCGCTTGTTTACCCAAAAGCTATTAAAAAGTATAATGATTGTGAAAATGTACTTACTAATTGAAGATGGTTTTGAacaaggtgtttgaaaccaacatacaaagcCTCTGCTAAGGAAAAAACGCATTTGCGCAATTTGACTTTTGGCTCCAAATCATATTGTTACTAAATTAAAGCCATTGTGACTACTTTCCCATGTGGCAACTAGCCCCATTCTCCCTGTATTCaatcaataagccatgagagtcTGCGTGctacagtgattttatcacagttaaGGGGTGTTGTTAGGCAGAACATGAAGTGAACATGGCATATAAATTTGTGTTGCATACTGGCAATTGGGGTTTTCATTGGCTAGTGAGAAAATAGTAAATGAGTTTCTGTTCCTCTCTTTATTTCACATGTTCTGATGTAAAGTTTCATTCTGTTTTCCCCTCAGGAGTGGCAGGAAGTGTTGCCACTGTCCTCCATGATGCAGTCATGAACCCAGCAGAAGGTATTGCTCTCATTCTGCCTTGTTAATGCTATCTGTACTGTGAATATTGGATCATACAATTTTATACTGTTATGAGGAACCTCTTAATGTGTTTGTAAGATAACTGTTGTGAACAATAGCTGAGCAAttccacattttattataatCAAATGAaatctaaaattattattatcaagCATTAATGCATTGGTtacttcaaaaaaacaaaacaataaggcaatataattttttttaattaaatgtataatttatgttAAACAGATTTGGTATAATTTGTAGAATTGATgatttaactacaaatgtaaatgaggttaaatcaaataaaaaatctgaTAAATTTCATTACTTTTATTAACCTCTACAACTGCAATTCTGGGCCTCTGCCAGCAatatttcacactcaaatttaaaagattaccgtttacacatactgtggactaactgccaaaaattggtgtaattttttttcagaaacataaatgcagaagtgatgttatctatgaaaagttcagattctaagctttcaaactatagcacatatgcctgacttctgTATACGGGGACTTAAGCATTTGAAGCATAAACATTTATTTGCGATGGACCTTCGGCGGGGCCACAGAGTTGAACAGGTTATGATTTGGCAAATTTACATTTGgttaaatcaattaaaatataattttttttatttagcattaatgCAGATGTATTTAATTCTGTGAAGATTAggcaatataaaacaataaattaatataatgttTGCAATGTTAACAGATAATGAAAACAACTTGACAGCAGTCATATGTTTGCAGCAAATTGATCATTTCCCCATAAATTTAAATTTCATTAAAGAAATTGTCAATTTTGTATGTTGACATCTATGCTGTTGTTGTCTtttagtggttgaccaatatggtTGATGCCGATCTCTAGAGAGCAGGGTAATCGAAATATATGATAGAATTTAATTCTAGCAAATACGAAGttcacaaaattgctgaatttaaatgaatacaTATTTACACACTACTGTCTATGGTGGTACTACCCGTCACAACAGCagcacagaactgtcttgaaacTGTCATAACACATGCATTGTGTATTTTTCATCATTTAAAGATCATAAAGGGCATAGAAGCTATTTAAGTATAtggaaaaataatggaaaatgcTGCCAAATCTCTAAATCTCAAAGATGTTTTTTAATATCTTGGCTGGTGTGAAATCATTCGAATGCATTCTTTCAGAATGAGAAGTGCtatgcagatgttttttttagtTGTAACAGTTATATAGTGTTTTTACAATCGTTTCCCTCTCATGTTCTGTCCTTCTCTTAGTGGTGAAGCAGAGGATGCAGATGTATAACTCTCCATATCGCAGCCTATATGACTGCGTTCTGACTATCAGTCGTAGGGAAGGCCTAGCCGCCTTCTACCGCAGCTAcagcactcaactcaccatgaaCATCCCATTCCAGGCTGTTCACTTCATCACCTATGAGTTCATGCAGGAACATTTCAACCCTCAGCGCCAGTACCGACCCGAAACACACATCCTGTCTGGAGCAGCTGCTGGAGCCGTGTCAGCTGCCGTGACAACGCCTTTAGACGTGTGTAAGACTCTGTTAAACACACAGGAGAATGTAGCGCTTAGCTCTGCACATGTTAGCGGACATCTCTCGGGTATGGTCAATGCGCTCAGGACAGTTTACCGCCTTGGAGGCGTGCCGGCATTCTTTAAAGGCATCAGAGCGCGAGTGATTTATCAGATGCCGTCTACAGCCATCGCCTGGTCTGTGTATGAGTTTTTTAAGTACTTTCTTACTCGACATGAACCACACATCCAGGAACCAGGAAGAGACACGGAGAAGGTTGGACCCACATGAGGGTGACACTCTTTGGCCTGTTAGCACTGAATCCAAAAGGCCCGGGTGATCCATAGAGGGGAATGTTGAAGATTGTGGGTAAATCAATGTGTATGCCCATTGATATGAATCAAGTTAAAGAGGCTTTTGGCTCAATGGGAAATGTAGTCATTTCTTATGCAGTATACACTCCAGCACcacacttttgttgttgttgcaaacaCATTAATTTATTGGAAGAGTTTGTTGTTGTTACAAGAACAGGGGATATATGGACATTGCACACTATGGAACATAACTGCTCTTCGGATAATTTTAGTCATGATTAAAccctcctaacatatatttatgaCTGCAAATTATCTAACATACATGCTTGTATATACTGCATATTATAtaatatgcatatacagtatatacacatgcacgtatatacactgatcagccacaacattaaaaccacctgcctaatattgtgtaggtccccctcgtgccaccaaaacagcaccaacccgcatctcagaatagtattcagagatgctattcttctcaccacaattgtaaagagcagttatctgagttaccgtagactttgtcagtttgaaccagtctggccattctctgttgacctctctcatcaacaaggcatttccatccacagaactgccactcactggatgttttttgtttttgtcatcattctgagtaaattctagagactgttgtgtgtgtgaaaatcccaggagatcagcagttacagaaatactcaaaccagcccgtctggcaccaacaatcatccatgcgattatgtaatcagccaatcgtgtggctgcagtgcagtgcataaaatcgggcagatacgggtcaggagcttcagttaatgttcaaatcaaccatcagaatggggaaaaaatgtgatctcagtgatttggaccgtggcatgattgtcggtgccagacgggctggtttgagtatttctgtacctgctgatctcctgggattttcacacacaacagtctctagaattttctcagaatggtgcaagaaataaaaaacatccagtgagcatcagttctgtggatggaaattgttgatgagagaggtcaacagggaatagccagactggttcgaactgacaaagtctacggtaactcagataaccgctctgtacaattgtggtgagaagaatatcatctcagaatgctattctgagatgcgggttggtgctgttttggtggcacaagggggacctacacaatattaggcaggtggttttaatgttgtggctgatcggtgtataaatata
This is a stretch of genomic DNA from Myxocyprinus asiaticus isolate MX2 ecotype Aquarium Trade chromosome 24, UBuf_Myxa_2, whole genome shotgun sequence. It encodes these proteins:
- the LOC127415481 gene encoding mitoferrin-1 isoform X1, coding for MELRTDTVLASLEMSELKGDGGSSEGDVDYESLPAHASLYTHMTAGAVAGVLEHTVMYPVDSVKTRMQSLQPDPKAQYRSVYGALKRIVRTEGLLRPLRGLNITMLGAGPAHALYFACYERIKRNLSDVIQNGGNSHIANGVAGSVATVLHDAVMNPAEVVKQRMQMYNSPYRSLYDCVLTISRREGLAAFYRSYSTQLTMNIPFQAVHFITYEFMQEHFNPQRQYRPETHILSGAAAGAVSAAVTTPLDVCKTLLNTQENVALSSAHVSGHLSGMVNALRTVYRLGGVPAFFKGIRARVIYQMPSTAIAWSVYEFFKYFLTRHEPHIQEPGRDTEKVGPT
- the LOC127415481 gene encoding mitoferrin-1 isoform X2, with the protein product MQSLQPDPKAQYRSVYGALKRIVRTEGLLRPLRGLNITMLGAGPAHALYFACYERIKRNLSDVIQNGGNSHIANGVAGSVATVLHDAVMNPAEVVKQRMQMYNSPYRSLYDCVLTISRREGLAAFYRSYSTQLTMNIPFQAVHFITYEFMQEHFNPQRQYRPETHILSGAAAGAVSAAVTTPLDVCKTLLNTQENVALSSAHVSGHLSGMVNALRTVYRLGGVPAFFKGIRARVIYQMPSTAIAWSVYEFFKYFLTRHEPHIQEPGRDTEKVGPT